The genome window GGCCATGATCTCGCCCGTGCAGTAGGTGTAGCCGCATTCTGCAAGGCCATCGCTGACAAATTTGGCCAGAGCGAGAAAGTAGGAATCGTGCTCTTCCGGCACAAAGCTGTCGTCCAGGATCATCGCGTTGTCCTGGTCGGTGACGACCAGTTGTTCGTCCCGGGCCATGGAACCCAGGGCCATGAAGCAGTATGGGATGGGGGGTGGCCCGAGTTTTTCCTCGCCCAGTTCCAGCAAGCGCTGGGTAAAACTGCGCCCGATGCCGGCCATGGCACTGCCAATCATGTGTGAGTTGGCATCCTCGTTGACCATGCGCACGAAACTGTCACGGACATCCCGACTGATTTTCTTCAGGCCGGAGCTGTCCTTCTGACGATGAATGTTGCTGACCAGGTACAGGCTGCTCTGGCTTTCGTACTTGACGATGTCCGCCAGCGCAATCACTCCGCGGACCTCGTCTTTGTCCATCAACGGCAAGTGGTGCACGTTGTTGTGCAGCATCGTCAACATGGCCTCGAAAATGAAGGCACTGGTGCGGATCGTGATCAGGTCTTCGGTCATGATCTCACTGATGGGAGTTTCCGAGGGCAGGGCTTCGGTCACCGCCCGGGTACGCAGATCGCGATCGGTAATGATGCCCTTGAGTCGAGGATGGTCGCTGTCGCTATCCATCAACAGCAGGGCAGACACTCCGTTGTCGGTCATGATTCGGGCTGCCTCCTGCAGTCGAACCGTGCACGGGGCACACACCGGCTCCCGGGAAATCAGCCGGGTAACCCGGGAGGTCATCAGTTCGTTGGACTTTTCCCGACGGGAGAGTGCCGAGCGCAGACGTGATTTGTCCTCGACCTCGACATAATCGGCGAAACTGTCATCGCTTTTGAACAGGTACTGGAAAGTTTCCTCCGGGATCCGATAGACGAGCGTGTCTTCCAGAGCGGTGGCCG of Marinobacter sediminum contains these proteins:
- a CDS encoding DUF294 nucleotidyltransferase-like domain-containing protein → MQAELIDIRNHMAHYPPFDEMPEDLLDQVVGNIEVEYFRAGSTILEFGTANHWLYYIRSGAVELFRRSGELYSRISEGEIFGQFGLLMKQNVRFPATALEDTLVYRIPEETFQYLFKSDDSFADYVEVEDKSRLRSALSRREKSNELMTSRVTRLISREPVCAPCTVRLQEAARIMTDNGVSALLLMDSDSDHPRLKGIITDRDLRTRAVTEALPSETPISEIMTEDLITIRTSAFIFEAMLTMLHNNVHHLPLMDKDEVRGVIALADIVKYESQSSLYLVSNIHRQKDSSGLKKISRDVRDSFVRMVNEDANSHMIGSAMAGIGRSFTQRLLELGEEKLGPPPIPYCFMALGSMARDEQLVVTDQDNAMILDDSFVPEEHDSYFLALAKFVSDGLAECGYTYCTGEIMATNQKWRQPLKVWKDYFTDWIENPKAEALLNSNIFFDLDGIHGKTDFAEDLKSLVAEKASNSQRFLTLLARNALNRTPPIGFFRNFVLEEDGQHRKSFNLKRRGTAPLSDLIRVHALACGSRAQNSFERLKVIGKTKLILDDDLGNLRDALEFIAIVRIRHQALAIESGHEPDNNVHPEDLSPFERSHLKDAFQVVSNAQKFLRFRYNAGVGRNVQ